From a single Raphanus sativus cultivar WK10039 chromosome 3, ASM80110v3, whole genome shotgun sequence genomic region:
- the LOC108847181 gene encoding 1-aminocyclopropane-1-carboxylate oxidase homolog 11 encodes MENQTSVKFNPYMERKAFDETKEGVKGLVDAKITEVPRIFHVPQDSLTDKKPFFSNLEIPTIDFASVHVDPASREAVVEKVKYAAEKWGFFQVINHGVPLNVLEEIQDGVRRFHEENPEVKKRYFSRDLVNKNFFYNSNFDLYGSSPSVNWRDTFACYIAPDPPSPEELPLTCRDVMFEYSKHVMSLGGLLFELLSEALGLEPDILKSKECLKSLLMICHYYPPCPQPDLTLGTSKHSDNSFLTVLLQDNIGGLQILHQDSWVDVAPLPGALIINIGDFLQLITNDKFVSVEHRVLANRQGPRISVASFFGSTKSANSTVYGPMKELVSEENPPKYRDITIKEYTDGYNEKGLDGTSHLLNFRI; translated from the exons atggagaACCAAACCTCGGTCAAATTCAATCCTTATATGGAGCGAAAAGCTTTCGACGAGACCAAAGAAGGTGTAAAAGGGTTGGTCGACGCTAAAATCACCGAAGTCCCTCGTATTTTCCATGTCCCTCAAGATTCCTTGACCGACAAGAAACCCTTTTTTTCGAACCTAGAGATCCCTACCATCGACTTTGCAAGCGTCCACGTCGACCCAGCATCACGTGAAGCCGTTGTAGAGAAGGTCAAATACGCGGCTGAGAAGTGGGGATTCTTCCAGGTGATCAATCATGGTGTTCCTTTGAACGTTCTTGAAGAGATTCAAGATGGAGTTCGTAGGTTTCACGAAGAAAATCCTGAGGTCAAGAAACGATATTTCTCGCGTGATCTCGTCAACAAAAACTTTTTCTACAATAGTAACTTCGATCTATACGGTTCATCACCATCTGTTAACTGGAGAGATACTTTCGCTTGTTACATAGCTCCAGATCCTCCAAGTCCTGAGGAACTCCCATTGACTTGCAG GGATGTTATGTTCGAATACTCAAAACATGTGATGAGTTTAGGTGGTTTACTCTTTGAGCTTCTCTCAGAAGCACTAGGTTTGGAACCTGATATCCTGAAGAGCAAGGAGTGCTTGAAGAGTTTGCTTATGATCTGCCATTATTACCCACCTTGTCCACAACCTGACCTAACTTTGGGGACAAGTAAACACTCAGACAACTCCTTCCTCACGGTTCTTCTTCAAGACAACATCGGTGGGCTACAAATTCTTCATCAAGACTCTTGGGTTGATGTCGCTCCTCTTCCTGGAGCTCTCATCATCAACATTGGAGATTTCTTGCAG CTGATAACGAACGATAAGTTTGTAAGTGTGGAGCATAGGGTCCTTGCTAATAGACAAGGTCCAAGGATATCAGTTGCAAGCTTTTTTGGCTCAACTAAAAGTGCCAATTCCACAGTTTATGGACCAATGAAAGAGCTCGTATCTGAAGAAAACCCTCCAAAATACAGAGACATAACCATAAAAGAATACACAGATGGATACAATGAGAAAGGTCTGGATGGAACATCACATCTCTTGAACTTCaggatttga
- the LOC108844196 gene encoding uncharacterized protein C24B11.05, whose protein sequence is MAYEENFQKTSGPKYDCLLFDIDDTLYPFSSGLATLVKNNIQEYMTQKLGIEEDKVQELCLSLYKIYGTTMAGLKAVGYDFDYDDFHRFVHGRLPYATLKPDPVLRNIILSLPIRKVVFTNADKAHAAKIIARLGLEDCFERIISFETLNPITKTESPVAATEAREIFDISSYIANPDPSVELPKTPVICKPSEGAFEQVFKMTNINPHKTLFFDDSIRNIQTGKRVGLHTVWVGTSHKAEGVDIALEHIHNIREAFPELWDAADDKAEEIRARQKVAIETIA, encoded by the exons ATGGCGTACGAGGAGAACTTTCAGAAAACTTCCGGACCCAAGTATGATTGTCTTTTATTCG ATATAGATGATACTCTTTACCCTTTCAGTTCTGGTCTCGCTACGCTTGTTAAAAACAACATTCAAG AGTATATGACTCAGAAACTTGGTATTGAAGAAGATAAAGTCCAAGAACTCTGCCTTTCTCTTTACAAAATCTATGGAACTACTATGGCCGGTCTCAAG GCTGTGGGTTATGACTTTGACTATGACGATTTCCATCG TTTTGTTCATGGGAGATTGCCATACGCAACACTCAAGCCTGACCCTGTTCTGAGGAATATCATTCTCAGCTTGCCTATTCGCAAAGTT GTTTTCACGAACGCAGACAAGGCTCATGCAGCCAAGATCATTGCTAGGCTAGGCCTAGAGGACTGCTTTGAAAGAATCATATCTTTCGAGACTCTCAACCCCATCACCAAAACCGAATCTCCTGTTGCTGCTACTGAAGCCAGAGAGATCTTCGACATAAGCAGTTACATCGCAAATCCTGACCCAAGCGTTGAACTCCCAAAGACTCCGGTTATTTGCAAACCATCTGAAGGAGCATTCGAACAGGTTTTCAAGATGACCAACATCAATCCTCACAAGACA TTGTTCTTTGATGACAGCATCCGTAACATTCAAACCGGGAAACGTGTGGGTCTCCACACTGTATGG GTTGGGACCTCACACAAAGCGGAAGGGGTAGATATTGCACTGGAGCATATTCACAACATACGTGAAGCTTTTCCTGAACTGTGGGATGCTGCTGACGACAAAGCCGAGGAGATTAGAGCCAGGCAGAAGGTTGCCATTGAAACCATAGCTTAA
- the LOC108845539 gene encoding uncharacterized protein LOC108845539 — MCGQHFEEGSIVDLTPAGSVPWKSPMFLNRASTGITITPFTVITIATRAGHKPDCFFCETQIHSERAYFCPTYIVHIHVVCALKPIPIIIDHFKRHSHPLTFFPKQASLACNICGVIKKSIPTYIIARCVFVVHQDCIYFPYVIRICRHHHRISFTYSPLPSRNLSCGVCRHKVDNCCGACSCNKCDEGYFVHSRCALRKDLWDGEELEGKPEEIEIVHDPFETIADGIILHFSHRHHLKLEISRVYDEDKYCQGCVLPIFEGNYYSCVDDHCDFILHERCVNAPRKIRHPLHARPLTLKVVTNEFYDNRGFFYCSACQRVSNGFIYEDSSEEKFFWLDLQCALISEPFEYEGHDHPLFLALTPDEERGATRQICHDYSCGKSRKLNCIECDFIICFECATLPYKAKYKHDNHSHQPDWCEACEKKIVHPKEGGLYACDEYCCTTPVPVHICLSPKAH; from the exons ATGTGTGGGCAACATTTTGAGGAAGGCTCTATTGTTGACTTAACGCCGGCTGGGTCTGTGCCGTGGAAATCGCCGATGT TTTTGAATCGCGCATCAACGGGAATCACTATAACACCTTTTACAGTCATAACAATTGCTACTAGAGCTGGACACAAGCCG GATTGCTTCTTTTGTGAAACCCAAATACATAGTGAAAGGGCTTACTTTTGTCCTACCTATATAGTACATATTCATGTGGTTTGTGCGTTGAAACCAATACCCATTATTATAGACCACTTTAAAAGGCATTCCCACCCACTCACCTTTTTCCCCAAACAAGCTTCTTTAGCCTGCAATATTTGTGGtgtgataaaaaaaagtattccCACTTATATCATCGCTCGATGTGTTTTCGTTGTCCATCAAGACTGTATTTATTTTCCCTATGTCATAAGAATATGTCGTCACCACCACCGTATCTCTTTCACCTATTCTCCTCTTCCATCCAGAAACTTATCTTGCGGAGTCTGTCGTCATAAGGTTGACAACTGTTGTGGTGCCTGTTCCTGCAACAAGTGTGATGAAGGTTATTTTGTTCATTCAAGATGCGCTTTGCGGAAAGATCTGTGGGATGGGGAAGAACTCGAAGGAAAACCCGAAGAAATTGAGATAGTTCATGATCCATTCGAGACGATAGCCGACGGAATAATACTTCACTTTTCTCATAGACATCACCTAAAACTCGAGATAAGCAGAGTTTATGATGAAGACAAGTATTGTCAAGGGTGCGTTCTTCCTATTTTCGAAGGTAATTACTATTCATGTGTGGATGATCACTGTGACTTTATCCTACATGAAAGATGTGTCAATGCACCCCGCAAGATACGTCATCCTTTGCATGCTCGCCCACTTACGCTTAAGGTTGTCACTAATGAATTTTATGACAACCGAGGTTTCTTCTATTGTAGTGCTTGTCAACGTGTTAGTAATGGATTCATATACGAGGACTCCAGTGAAGAAAAATTTTTCTGGCTAGACTTACAGTGTGCCTTGATTTCTGAACCGTTTGAATATGAAGGCCATGATCATCCTTTATTCCTAGCTCTAACCCCAGACGAAGAAAGGGGGGCAACACGTCAAATCTGCCATGATTACAGTTGTGGAAAAAGTCGAAAGCTAAACTGCATCGAATGtgattttattatatgctttgAGTGTGCTACTTTACCCTACAAGGCAAAGTATAAGCATGACAACCATTCCCATCAGCCAGATTGGTGTGAAGCTTGCGAAAAAAAAATAGTACATCCAAAAGAAGGTGGGTTATATGCATGCGATGAATACTGCTGCACTACTCCGGTGCCGGTCCATATTTGTTTGTCGCCTAAAGCGCACTAA
- the LOC108847150 gene encoding E3 ubiquitin-protein ligase RDUF2-like: MPSPSTPITSSYWCYSCTRFVSVWTEPEQITTVSVSCPHCDGGFIEQITDPSSSAAATELTPPPSAEVRSIINNRRSIIRRRRSDRHNPSFNPVIVLQGGAGDRDDGEEEEARDRRRRAFEFYYDDGSGLGLRPLPDSVSEILMGSGFERLLEQLSQFDASGVGLGRSGNPPASKSAIESLPRVEIGDCHVGAEVNCAVCTEVFERETEAREMPCKHIFHEDCIVPWLSIRNSCPVCRFELPSESNGEEGDNSPVGMTIWRLPGGGFAVGRFNAAMREGERVLPVVLTEMDGGGIGGNSDGPRRISWVRANGTVESGSSSNGGGGSGAGGRLRRMVRGMVSLMRRVRPNRAVSSSSSHLDLDSEVETRVMDRSNSVLRRYFGRSRSNRDSSVLH; encoded by the coding sequence ATGCCGTCCCCGTCAACGCCGATAACGTCGTCGTATTGGTGTTACAGCTGCACGCGATTCGTCAGCGTCTGGACTGAACCCGAACAGATAACCACCGTCAGCGTCTCTTGCCCTCACTGCGACGGCGGTTTCATCGAACAGATCACCGatccctcctcctccgccgccgcaaCCGAATTAACTCCCCCACCTTCCGCCGAAGTAAGATCGATCATCAACAACCGCAGATCTATAATCAGACGCCGGAGATCCGACCGTCACAATCCTTCATTCAATCCAGTCATCGTTCTCCAAGGAGGAGCCGGAGATAGAgacgatggagaagaagaagaggctagagaTCGACGACGACGCGCGTTCGAGTTTTACTACGACGACGGATCCGGATTAGGTCTCAGACCTCTTCCCGATTCAGTATCGGAGATTTTGATGGGATCGGGATTCGAGCGGTTGCTCGAGCAGTTAAGTCAGTTCGACGCCTCGGGGGTTGGACTCGGTAGATCCGGGAACCCGCCCGCGTCCAAATCGGCGATTGAGTCTTTGCCGAGAGTTGAAATCGGTGATTGCCACGTAGGCGCGGAGGTTAATTGCGCTGTGTGCACTGAGGTCTTCGAAAGGGAGACCGAGGCGCGTGAGATGCCTTGTAAGCATATTTTTCACGAGGACTGTATCGTTCCGTGGCTGTCGATACGGAACTCGTGCCCTGTGTGCCGTTTTGAGCTGCCTTCGGAGTCTAATGGCGAGGAAGGTGATAATAGTCCCGTGGGGATGACGATATGGAGACTCCCCGGAGGGGGATTCGCGGTGGGGAGGTTTAACGCGGCGATGAGAGAAGGGGAGAGAGTGTTGCCGGTTGTGTTGACGGAAATGGACGGTGGTGGGATTGGTGGTAATAGTGACGGTCCTAGACGGATCTCGTGGGTTAGAGCTAATGGGACAGTTGAATCAGGTAGTAGTAGCAACGGTGGTGGTGGCTCTGGCGCGGGAGGGAGATTGAGACGGATGGTTCGTGGGATGGTGTCGTTGATGAGGAGAGTGAGACCAAACCGTGCTGTTTCGTCTTCTTCGAGTCATCTGGATTTAGACAGTGAAGTAGAAACTAGGGTTATGGATCGGTCGAATTCAGTGCTGAGAAGGTACTTTGGGCGAAGCAGAAGTAACAGAGATTCTTCAGTTCTTCATTAA
- the LOC108847148 gene encoding 1-aminocyclopropane-1-carboxylate oxidase homolog 12, with product MASTEFDPYMERKAFDETKEGVKGLVDAKITEVPPIFRIPRDALTDKKPSVSVSDLEIPTIDFASVHVDTSSREAVVEKVKYAAENWGFFQVINHGVPLSVLEEIKDGVRRFHEEDHEVKKQYFTRDDANKKFIYNSNFDLYSSSPSVNWRDSFVCYIVPDPPAPEELPEACRDAVFEYSKHVMSLGGLLFELLSEALGLESETLKSKECLKTLLMVCHYYPPCPQPDLTLGISQHSDNSFLTVLLQDNIGGLQILHQDSWVDVAPLPGALVINMGDFLQLITNDKFVSVEHRVLANIQGPRISVASFFSSSKHANSTVYGPMKELVSEEDPPKYRDITIKEYTDGYFEKGLDGTSHLLNFRI from the exons ATGGCCTCTACCGAATTCGATCCTTATATGGAGCGCAAAGCTTTCGATGAGACCAAAGAAGGAGTAAAAGGGCTGGTTGACGCTAAAATAACCGAAGTCCCTCCTATCTTCCGCATCCCTAGAGATGCCTTGACCGACAAGAAACCCTCTGTCTCTGTTTCAGACCTGGAGATCCCTACCATAGACTTCGCAAGCGTCCACGTGGACACATCTTCACGTGAAGCCGTCGTAGAGAAGGTTAAATACGCGGCAGAGAATTGGGGATTCTTCCAGGTGATCAACCATGGTGTTCCTTTGAGCGTTCTTGAAGAGATTAAAGATGGGGTTCGTAGGTTTCATGAGGAAGATCATGAGGTCAAGAAACAATACTTCACCCGTGATGACGCTAACAAAAAGTTTATCTACAATAGTAACTTCGATCTATACAGTTCTTCTCCTTCTGTTAACTGGAGAGATTCGTTCGTTTGTTACATAGTTCCAGATCCTCCAGCTCCTGAGGAACTCCCAGAGGCTTGCAG GGATGCTGTGTTCGAATACTCAAAACATGTGATGAGTTTAGGTGGTTTACTCTTTGAGCTTCTCTCAGAAGCACTAGGTTTGGAATCTGAGACCCTTAAGAGCAAGGAGTGCTTGAAGACTTTGCTTATGGTCTGCCATTATTACCCACCTTGTCCACAACCTGACCTAACTTTGGGGATAAGTCAACACTCAGATAACTCCTTCCTCACGGTTCTTCTTCAAGACAACATCGGCGGTCTACAAATTCTTCATCAAGACTCTTGGGTTGATGTGGCTCCTCTTCCAGGAGCTCTTGTCATCAACATGGGAGATTTCTTGCAG CTTATAACGAACGATAAGTTCGTTAGCGTGGAGCATAGGGTGCTTGCAAATATTCAAGGACCAAGGATTTCAGTTGCAAGCTTTTTTAGCTCAAGTAAACATGCCAATTCCACAGTTTATGGACCAATGAAAGAGCTTGTGTCTGAAGAAGACCCTCCAAAATACAGAGACATTACCATAAAAGAATACACTGATGGATATTTTGAGAAAGGTCTGGATGGAACATCACATCTCTTGAATTTCAGGATATGA
- the LOC108844663 gene encoding 1-aminocyclopropane-1-carboxylate oxidase homolog 11 has translation MVNKNSVEFDSYIERKAFDETQEGVKGLVDAKITEVPRIFHVPKDTLINEKPSVSDLGIPIIDFASVHVDTASRETVVEKVKHAAKKWGFFQVINHGIPLNVLKEIEDGVRRFHEEDPEVKKRYFSRDFSANKFVYNSNFDLYSASPSVNWRDAFSCYMAPDPPPPEDLPVACRDAMIEYTKHVMSLGDLLFELLSEALGLKSETLKNMDCLKSLLMICNYYPPSPQPDLTMGISQHSDNSFLTILLQDNIGGLQILHQDSWVDVSPIPGALVINMGDFLQLITNDKFVSANHRVPANREGPRVSIASFFSSSALPNATVYGPMKELVSEENPPKYRDITIKEYTEGYFVKGLDGTSHLSNIRI, from the exons ATGGTGAACAAAAACTCTGTCGAATTTGATTCTTATATCGAACGAAAGGCTTTCGATGAGACGCAAGAAGGAGTAAAAGGACTTGTCGACGCTAAAATCACCGAAGTCCCACGCATCTTCCACGTCCCAAAAGATACCTTGATCAACGAGAAACCCTCTGTTTCAGACCTAGGGATCCCTATCATCGACTTTGCAAGCGTCCACGTGGACACAGCCTCACGTGAAACCGTCGTGGAGAAGGTAAAACACGCGGCGAAGAAGTGGGGATTCTTCCAGGTGATCAATCATGGTATTCCTTTGAACGTTCTTAAAGAGATTGAAGATGGAGTTCGTAGGTTTCATGAGGAAGATCCTGAGGTCAAGAAACGATACTTCTCGCGCGATTTCAGCGCTAACAAATTTGTCTACAATAGTAACTTCGATCTATACAGTGCTTCTCCTTCTGTTAATTGGAGAGATGCTTTCTCTTGTTACATGGCTCCAGATCCTCCACCTCCTGAGGATCTCCCAGTGGCTTGCAG GGATGCTATGATCGAATACACAAAGCATGTGATGAGTTTAGGTGATTTGCTATTTGAGCTTCTTTCAGAAGCACTAGGTTTGAAATCTGAAACCTTGAAGAACATGGATTGCTTGAAGAGTTTGCTTATGATATGCAATTATTACCCACCTTCTCCACAACCTGACTTAACTATGGGGATAAGTCAGCACTCTGACAACTCTTTCCTCACGATTCTTCTTCAAGACAACATCGGCGGTCTTCAGATTCTTCATCAAGATTCTTGGGTCGATGTCTCTCCTATCCCCGGAGCTCTTGTCATCAACATGGGAGATTTCTTGCAG TTGATAACGAACGATAAATTTGTGAGCGCCAACCATAGAGTGCCTGCGAACAGAGAAGGGCCAAGGGTTTCAATAGCAAGCTTTTTCAGCTCAAGTGCACTCCCTAATGCGACAGTTTATGGACCCATGAAAGAGCTTGTGTCTGAGGAAAACCCTCCAAAATACAGAGACATAACTATAAAAGAATATACCGAAGGATATTTTGTGAAAGGTCTCGATGGAACATCCCATCTGTCGAATATTAGGATATGA
- the LOC108846866 gene encoding 1-aminocyclopropane-1-carboxylate oxidase homolog 12, with amino-acid sequence MEAKTSVKFDPYIERKAFDETQEGVKGLVDAKITEVPRIFHIPKDSLTNKKPSVSLTDLEIPIIDFASVHVDTASREAVVEKVKHAAEKWGFFQVINHGIPLNVLEEIQDGGRRFHEEDPEVKKRYFSRDFSANKFVYNSNFDLYSASPSVNWRDAFSCYMAPDPPPPEDLPVACRDAMIEYTKHVMNLGDLLFELLSEALGLKSDTLKNMDCLKSLLMLCNYYPPCPQPDLTMGISQHSDNSFLTILLQDNIGGLQILHQDSWVDVSPIPGALVINMGDFLQLITNDKFVSANHRVPANREGPRVSIASFFSSSSLPNATVYGPMKELVSEENPPKYRDITIKEYTEGYFVKGLDGTSHLSNIRI; translated from the exons atggagGCCAAAACCTCGGTTAAATTCGATCCTTATATCGAACGAAAGGCTTTCGATGAGACGCAAGAAGGAGTAAAAGGGCTTGTCGACGCTAAAATCACCGAAGTCCCACGCATCTTCCACATCCCAAAAGATTCCTTGACCAACAAGAAACCCTCTGTCTCTCTTACAGACCTAGAGATTCCTATCATCGACTTTGCAAGCGTTCACGTGGACACAGCCTCACGTGAAGCCGTCGTGGAGAAGGTCAAACACGCGGCGGAGAAGTGGGGGTTCTTCCAGGTGATTAATCATGGTATTCCTTTAAATGTTCTTGAAGAGATTCAAGATGGAGGACGTAGGTTTCATGAGGAAGATCCTGAGGTCAAGAAACGATACTTCTCGCGCGATTTCAGCGCTAACAAATTTGTCTACAATAGTAACTTCGATCTATACAGTGCTTCTCCTTCTGTTAATTGGAGGGATGCTTTCTCTTGTTACATGGCTCCAGATCCTCCACCTCCTGAGGATCTCCCAGTGGCTTGCAG GGATGCTATGATCGAATACACAAAGCATGTGATGAATTTAGGTGATTTGCTATTTGAGCTTCTTTCAGAAGCACTAGGTTTGAAATCTGATACCTTGAAGAACATGGATTGCTTGAAGAGTTTGCTTATGCTCTGCAATTATTACCCACCTTGTCCGCAACCTGACTTAACTATGGGGATAAGTCAGCACTCTGACAACTCTTTTCTCACGATTCTTCTTCAAGACAACATCGGCGGTCTTCAGATTCTTCATCAAGATTCTTGGGTCGATGTCTCTCCTATTCCCGGAGCTCTTGTCATCAACATGGGAGATTTCTTGCAG TTGATAACGAACGATAAATTTGTGAGTGCCAACCATAGAGTGCCCGCGAACAGAGAAGGGCCAAGGGTTTCAATAGCGAGCTTTTTCAGCTCAAGTTCACTCCCTAATGCGACAGTTTATGGACCCATGAAAGAGCTTGTGTCTGAGGAAAACCCTCCAAAGTACAGAGACATAACCATAAAAGAATATACCGAAGGATATTTTGTGAAAGGTCTCGATGGAACATCCCATCTATCGAATATTAGGATATGA
- the LOC108847046 gene encoding 1-aminocyclopropane-1-carboxylate oxidase homolog 12-like — translation MVNKTSIVFDPYTERKAFDETKEGVKGMVDANITEVPRIFHAPKDLSTDKKPSVSLSKLMIPTIDFASVHVDKVSREAVIEKVKYAVEKWGFFQVINHGVPLNVLEEIQDGVRRFHEEDPEVKKRYFTRDNANKKFVYNSNFDLYSSSPSVNWRDTFTCYVAPDPPTPEDLPVICRDAVFEYSKHVMSLGGLLFELLSEALGLESEILKSKGCLKGLSMLCHYYPPCPQPDLTLGVSKHSDNSFLTVLLQDNIGGLQILHQGSWVDVVPLPGALVINVGDFLQQITNDKFVSLEHRVLANRQGPRISIACFFSSSKHANSTVYGPMKELVSEENPPKYRDITIKEYTEGYFKKGLDGTSHLLNFRI, via the exons ATGGTGAACAAAACCTCGATCGTATTCGATCCTTATACGGAGCGCAAAGCTTTCGACGAGACCAAAGAAGGAGTAAAAGGGATGGTCGACGCTAACATCACAGAAGTCCCTCGTATCTTCCATGCCCCTAAAGATCTCTCAACCGATAAGAAACCTTCTGTCTCTCTTTCAAAACTAATGATCCCTACCATCGACTTTGCAAGCGTTCACGTGGACAAAGTCTCACGTGAAGCCGTCATAGAGAAAGTCAAATACGCGGTGGAGAAGTGGGGGTTCTTCCAGGTGATCAACCATGGTGTTCCTTTGAACGTTCTTGAAGAGATTCAAGATGGAGTTCGTAGGTTTCACGAGGAAGATCCTGAGGTCAAGAAACGATACTTTACCCGTGATAACGCCAACAAAAAGTTTGTCTACAATAGTAACTTCGATCTATACAGTTCCTCGCCATCTGTTAACTGGAGAGATACTTTCACTTGTTACGTAGCTCCAGATCCTCCAACTCCTGAGGATCTACCAGTGATTTGCAG GGATGCTGTGTTCGAATACTCAAAACATGTGATGAGTTTAGGCGGTTTACTCTTTGAGCTTCTCTCAGAAGCACTGGGTTTGGAATCTGAGATCCTTAAGAGCAAGGGGTGCTTGAAGGGTTTGAGTATGCTCTGCCATTACTACCCACCTTGTCCACAACCTGACCTAACTTTGGGGGTAAGTAAACACTCAGACAACTCGTTCCTCACGGTTCTTCTTCAAGACAACATCGGTGGTCTACAAATTCTTCATCAAGGCTCTTGGGTTGATGTGGTTCCTCTTCCTGGAGCTCTCGTCATCAACGTTGGAGATTTCTTGCAG CAGATAACGAACGACAAGTTTGTAAGTTTGGAGCATAGGGTGCTTGCGAATAGACAAGGACCAAGGATTTCAATTGCATGCTTTTTTAGCTCAAGTAAACATGCCAATTCCACAGTTTATGGACCAATGAAAGAGCTTGTATCTGAAGAAAACCCTCCAAAATACAGAGACATTACCATAAAAGAATACACGGAAGGATACTTCAAGAAGGGTCTGGATGGAACGTCACATCTCTTGAATTTCAGgatttga
- the LOC130509311 gene encoding uncharacterized protein LOC130509311 — protein sequence MAKREISSTLRNLKFMQRSAAKEEKKIDKEPNGSFSSLGSVVAKKCVVITDWDPQPGALLGRMSFQSFNPSIEKLNEEATSGPETDASVPTSSSSNGGRMSFSEPKVEPSREINGDLKRKQSEEQNHPSKSPKSSDKPSPSNKKGGDGFKKPKGRNAAWNVLKQLKQPQTKKGLN from the exons ATGGCGAAGAGGGAGATTAGTAGTACTTTGAGGAATCTAAAG TTTATGCAAAGATCTGCTGcgaaagaggagaagaagattgatAAAGAGCCAAATGGGAGTTTTTCTTCTCTCGGAAGTGTCGTTGCAAAGAAgtg TGTGGTTATAACAGACTGGGATCCTCAGCCTGGAGCCTTGTTAGGACGCATGTCGTTTCAGTCTTTCAACCCCTCCATCGAG aAACTGAATGAAGAAGCCACAAGCGGTCCAGAAACAGATGCTTCTGTTCCCACAAGCTCTAGCAGTAATGGAGGAAGAATGTCTTTTAG TGAACCGAAGGTTGAGCCAAGCCGGGAAATAAACGGTGACTTGAAAAGGAAACAGTCTGAGGAACAAAACCATCCTAGCAAGTCCCCTAAGAGCAGTGACAAACCATCACCGAGCAACAAGAAAGGCGGCGATGGTTTCAAGAAACCCAAGGGCAGGAACGCAGCCTGGAACGTTTTGAAGCAACTAAAACAACCTCAAACCAAAAAGGGTTTAAATTAG